CTGTTTTCAGTATTTTTAGATAATTCTATTATACCCTTTTTCTTCAAAGTATTCAAAACTGATGATCCTTTTTTTAAAATTTCTTTCTCATATAACTCGCTTTCAAAAGTTTCTCCATTAATAGAAAGAAAATTTACAACTTCTCTTGCAGCCTTCGAGATATTATAATTCCAAATCTCTTTTAAATCTTTATTTAATTTAACAACATTATCAATTTTATCTTTTATCTCTTTTTTATATGGTTCAATTTCAACTAAATGTGAATCTAAATATTCTCTTAACTGCTTATTTGCTTGAGTATTATTTTTAAACATTTTCAAAAATTGCTTGTAGAAAATAGGCTTTTGAAAAGGAACAACGCTATTTTTTGGGATTATTCTTAATTTAAATACATCTGAAGATGCAGGCGGAAAAAACAACTTTGCAACTTCACCTATTGGAGCCATAAACTTTTTACTCACTTTTTCTAGAAGTTCTATATGGTTTTTGTTTAAATAACTATGGTTATCTAAAACAAATTCTATTTCTTTTATTTTATTTACATCTCGGTATCCTGATTCTTCGTATACCAATCCAATAATAAAATTCCCTCGTAAATTTATTATCACTCTTTGGCCTATTTCTAATTTTTTTTCGTTTTTGTAAGTAAAACCATTGAAAACTAATTGTCCAATAGGTATAACTTCATAGTAAAACATGAAAATCCTCCATTTTTACTTTTTACGTAATACATAAAAAGATTTACCTTTAATTTCTTCTATCTTATTAAGAGTTTTACCTGTAAAAATATCTACAAATATATCTTCAAGTTGATAATCTATATCAATATCTGAATTTCTAGAATTAATTGCAACAACAACTTTCTCTGATTGATATGTTCTTTCATATATTAAAACACTTCCTTCATCGTATAAAACTTTGTAATCCCCTTTCCTTATGGCAAGACTATCTTTTCTTAATTCCGATAAATATGCATATAGTTCGAAGATTTCCATATTCCATTTACTTTCATCCCAGTAAAAAGGAACTCTACAAAATGGATCTGTAGCCCCTGCCATACCAATTTCATCTCCATAATAAATTAATGGAGAACCTATAAAGGTCATTTGAAGTACAACAGCTAATTTCATTCTGTCAACATCTTCACCCAATGCAGTTAATATTCTTTCAGTATCATGAGAACCCAATAAGTTCCACAATCCATGTAAAACTTGAGGTGGATACTTTTCAATGTAAGCATTAGTAGTATTCACGAAATTACGGGAACTGCCTCCTCTTGCATAGGCAATAACGGCATCCCTGAAAACGTAATTCATAACAGAATCAAAACTAGGGTCTTCAAAATATGTAGTAGAGTCTCTCCAAAATTCTCCTACTATTAAACTCTCGTTATCGATATTTTTGAAATTTTGATAAAGAGATGACCAGTAACTCTCAGGAAGTTGATCAACGGCATCTAATCTCCAGCCATCTATACCATAACTCATCCACTTACCAATAACTTGGTTAATATAAGCTCTTACTTTTGGATTATCATTATTCAGTTGAGGTAAATCTGCATATCCATGCCAACTCTCATAACTCTCAGCAGACTTTCTAATAGGGAATGATTTTATGTAATACCAATCCAAATAATCTGATTTTTCTTGTCTTTCAAAATTTTCTTTCATTGCAAAAAACTCTGTTCCTGTATGATTAAAAACCCCGTCCAAAATTACTTTTATGTCAGTTTCGTGCAAAGTTTCTAGCATATCAGAAAAGATTTCTTCATCACCAAATGAATCATCTATTTTTAGATAGTCATTTGTATCGTATTTATGAGGAGTATTAGCCTCAAAAATAGGATTAAAATATATCCCTTCAACACCTAAATATTCAAAATGATCAATTGAATCTATGACCCCTTGTAAATCACCACCATAAAATCCGAATGAAAGAGAATTTCTATTATGAGGCCCATCCCAAGAGTATGTATTTTTTGGATCATTAGTATCATCACCATTTCGAAATCTATCAGGAAAGATTTGGTAAAATATTCTTCCTTTAGACCATTCGGGAATATCAAAGTAAGCAATGATAGGATTATTAAAATCAAATTCAAAAAATTCTTCTGTTCCATTGTAGCCATATACAATTTCTTTTCCATCGTTAATTAAAAACCTGTACTTTAATATATCTGCTTCTGATAAAACATGGAACCTATATAAAATTGTTTTATCATATTCAATAACGTTTTTTTGAATATAAGAAGCATTGGCTTGTAAATCCACATCTATAACATCATTTTTATCAAACTCAATAGATAAATATATTTCTCCTTTTTGAACTGGATTTATATACCTTCGTTGATTTTGAAAATAAATGTTTCTTACTTGTCCGTCTCCAACTTTTGGAACTATCAAAGATTCACTAACAACTCTAATATTAAATATTTCATTGTTATGAACGGCTATATCATTGTTAGAAAAATCTATTATTCTTTCTCCATCAACTATAAATTTATATAAATATTCCCCAGGATCTAAATCAACATTATATCGCCAAAGGCCTGTAAAACTTTTTTCCATGACAAGAGGTTCAAAATCGTTAAAACTTGCTATTAAATAAACTGACGTTGCTTCTTTTGAATACAAAAAAGTGGTCCTTACAGCAAAAGTCATAGAAAAAAGCATCAGTATCACTAAAAATATAAATACTTTTCTCAATTTTCCAACCTCCAATATATATATATGACTTAGGCGCTTTTAGAATGTATTATTTTTTTGTTTCTACTTTCTCAATAATTTTTTTAGCTAAAATTGAATATGCGCCAGTTATCTCAGAAGAGCCGAAATATGCTACAGGTTTCCCATTATCCATGTTTTCTCTTATAGTAGAATCCAAAGGTATTTGGGAAAGTAACTCTAGATTGTATTTTTCAGCTAAAACTTTTCCCCCATCTTTTCCAAAGATATAATGCTTTGTTTTGCAATTTTGGCATATAAAATAAGACATATTTTCAACGATTCCTATGATTTCTTTATCCATTTTCTTAACAAAATTAATAGCCCTTTCTACATCATCTTGAGACACCGTCGATGGTGAAGTAACTATTAAAGCCCCTTTTAACTTTGAAATGTTTTGGATAACTGTAAGAGGTTCATCCCCCGTTCCTGGAGGTGCATCGATAATTAAGTAATCAAGATTTTCCCAAGCTACATCAGAAATAAATTGCATTATTGCGCCTGTTTTAAGAGGACCTCTCCATATAACAGCTTCATTTTCTCCATTTAGAAATTGTGATATTGAAATTACTTTTACACCATTAATTTCAGGTGGGATTATCTCTCCGCCAACAGCGGATATTTGGGACTCCCTTCCGCCAAGCATCCTAACTACATCTGGTCCGTGTAAATCGACATCCATAAGGCCGACCTTTTTTCCTTCTAAGGCTAAAGATACCGCCAAATTAACTGCAACTGTAGTTTTTCCAACTCCACCCTTACCACTCATAACTAAGATAATGTTATCAATATCTTCAAGACGTTTAGAAATTTTTTCTTTTCTTTCTTGAATATTTGCCATCTTATTCCTCCTGCTATGTAACCATATATAAAGTTTGCTTTTTTTATATTCACCAATCATCTTATGAAAAATCTTATTCTACGACTTTCACCTCATAAGTTATATCAACAGATCCTCTAAAAGTAGCGGTTGCACCACAATATTTTTCTTGGGAG
The Petrotoga sp. 9PW.55.5.1 DNA segment above includes these coding regions:
- a CDS encoding alpha-amylase family glycosyl hydrolase; translation: MRKVFIFLVILMLFSMTFAVRTTFLYSKEATSVYLIASFNDFEPLVMEKSFTGLWRYNVDLDPGEYLYKFIVDGERIIDFSNNDIAVHNNEIFNIRVVSESLIVPKVGDGQVRNIYFQNQRRYINPVQKGEIYLSIEFDKNDVIDVDLQANASYIQKNVIEYDKTILYRFHVLSEADILKYRFLINDGKEIVYGYNGTEEFFEFDFNNPIIAYFDIPEWSKGRIFYQIFPDRFRNGDDTNDPKNTYSWDGPHNRNSLSFGFYGGDLQGVIDSIDHFEYLGVEGIYFNPIFEANTPHKYDTNDYLKIDDSFGDEEIFSDMLETLHETDIKVILDGVFNHTGTEFFAMKENFERQEKSDYLDWYYIKSFPIRKSAESYESWHGYADLPQLNNDNPKVRAYINQVIGKWMSYGIDGWRLDAVDQLPESYWSSLYQNFKNIDNESLIVGEFWRDSTTYFEDPSFDSVMNYVFRDAVIAYARGGSSRNFVNTTNAYIEKYPPQVLHGLWNLLGSHDTERILTALGEDVDRMKLAVVLQMTFIGSPLIYYGDEIGMAGATDPFCRVPFYWDESKWNMEIFELYAYLSELRKDSLAIRKGDYKVLYDEGSVLIYERTYQSEKVVVAINSRNSDIDIDYQLEDIFVDIFTGKTLNKIEEIKGKSFYVLRKK
- a CDS encoding Mrp/NBP35 family ATP-binding protein → MANIQERKEKISKRLEDIDNIILVMSGKGGVGKTTVAVNLAVSLALEGKKVGLMDVDLHGPDVVRMLGGRESQISAVGGEIIPPEINGVKVISISQFLNGENEAVIWRGPLKTGAIMQFISDVAWENLDYLIIDAPPGTGDEPLTVIQNISKLKGALIVTSPSTVSQDDVERAINFVKKMDKEIIGIVENMSYFICQNCKTKHYIFGKDGGKVLAEKYNLELLSQIPLDSTIRENMDNGKPVAYFGSSEITGAYSILAKKIIEKVETKK